In a single window of the Antennarius striatus isolate MH-2024 chromosome 3, ASM4005453v1, whole genome shotgun sequence genome:
- the LOC137592577 gene encoding probable G-protein coupled receptor 21, which produces MNSSMDVNQSDSSLFCLLGTVGYSQSLDTCVLEVFIILFLSVLIIAGNLVVIFVFHCAPLLHHHTTGHFIQTMAYADLLVGVSCLVPSLSLLHYLRGLNEELTCKAFGYMISVLKSVSMTSLACISVDRYIAITRPLSYTTLVTPCRLRLCILLIWVYSALIFLPSFFGWGKPGYHGDIFQWCADSWKTNPGFSTFIVALLYAPAALMVCFTYGSIFRICQQHTREISLRHARFNSQTDGDKAERGERCEGCPDKRYAMVLFRITSVFYVLWMPYILYFLLESAGLYHHKVASFLTTWLAISNSFCNCLIYSLSNSVFRKGLCRLFSPLFPSCLGCADSKTVPSPIGPHPDR; this is translated from the coding sequence ATGAACTCTTCCATGGATGTAAACCAAAGTGATTCTTCTCTGTTCTGTTTATTGGGTACTGTGGGTTACTCCCAAAGCCTTGATACCTGTGTGCTGGAGGTGTTTATCATCCTCTTCCTATCTGTGCTCATCATCGCTGGCAATCTGGtggtcatttttgttttccactgcGCCCCACTCCTACACCACCACACCACCGGCCACTTCATCCAGACGATGGCCTACGCTGACCTGCTGGTGGGCGTGAGCTGCCTGGTGCCCTCACTGTCACTCCTCCATTATCTCAGAGGCCTGAATGAGGAACTCACCTGCAAAGCATTTGGTTATATGATTTCTGTGCTGAAGAGCGTCTCCATGACCTCACTGGCCTGCATCAGTGTTGACCGTTACATCGCCATCACCCGCCCGCTGTCATACACCACGCTGGTGACACCATGCCGATTGAGACTGTGCATCCTTCTCATCTGGGTCTACTCTGCTTTGATATTTCTACCATCCTTCTTTGGCTGGGGGAAGCCAGGTTACCATGGGGACATATTTCAGTGGTGCGCAGACTCCTGGAAGACCAACCCAGGGTTCAGCACTTTCATCGTGGCGCTGCTCTACGCTCCAGCGGCGCTCATGGTCTGCTTCACCTATGGGAGTATATTCAGGATCTGCCAACAGCACACGAGGGAGATAAGCTTGCGCCATGCCCGCTTCAACTCACAGACGGACGGCGATAAAGCCGAGCGGGGGGAGCGGTGCGAAGGTTGTCCAGACAAGCGATACGCCATGGTGCTGTTCCGCATCACCAGCGTGTTCTACGTCCTGTGGATGCCTTACATCCTCTACTTCCTCCTTGAGAGCGCTGGGCTTTATCACCACAAGGTTGCATCCTTCCTCACAACATGGCTAGCAATTAGCAACAGCTTCTGTAACTGTCTCATCTACAGTCTCTCCAACAGTGTCTTCCGTAAAGGCCTCTGTCGCCTCTTCAGCCCGTTGTTTCCTTCTTGCCTCGGCTGTGCGGACAGCAAAACGGTGCCATCGCCGATTGGCCCACATCCAGATCGTTGA